The Spartinivicinus poritis genome contains a region encoding:
- the bamA gene encoding outer membrane protein assembly factor BamA, giving the protein MKRYLLSLLVGCAAIPYVALADTFVVSDIRINGLQRVSAGTVFNSIPVGAGDEVDDQTVVETTRALFKTGYFQDIRLSRDGNILVISVVERPAISSIDIDGNKAIETKKLLEGLKQAGLSQGEIFQKATLEAVRLELERQYVGQGRYGVKVNTDVEPLPRNRVALKINIKEGAVAKIKHINIVGNKVFPTGDLLELFELQPSGMFSFYSNDDKYSREKLSGDLERLRSYYFDRGYVNFNIASTQVSISPDKEKVYITVNVNEGNKFTIKDVKLAGDLVVPETEMKALVGVKEGQTFSRKELTKTEEQILQRLGNEGYTFANVNTIPQPHDNNTVSITFFVDPGKRTYVRRINFVGNTKTEDEVLRREMRQMEGAWASTDKIEQSRTRLERLGYFKQVNVETPAVPGTTDQIDVNYAVEEQPSGSVQATLGFSQGSGLILGGNISQSNFLGTGNKVNLGLNTSKVRTLYRFGFIDPYYTVDGVSRGFNVFYRTTDFEEADISNYSTDVWGGDVTFGYPISETERLSFGFGLDNTDVSTGSNTAQQIVDFIDKEGDSFLNYKFNIGWNESTLNRGILATDGHSQSIGLELALPGSDLKFYKLNYTGQIFTPISEKLTLHLKTNLGYGDSFGGTSELPFYENYYAGGFGSVRGFKNNTLGPRAVRKDNNDDDPIGGNILVEGTAEVIFPMPFIKDQRSVRSAVFLDAGNVFDSDCGDDEKNCSNADFGELRYSVGFGVTWITGLGPLTFSLAKGLNADSSDETEVFQFALGQSF; this is encoded by the coding sequence ATGAAACGTTATTTGTTGTCTTTGTTAGTTGGGTGTGCAGCAATACCCTATGTCGCCCTTGCAGATACTTTTGTTGTATCTGATATAAGAATAAACGGCCTGCAGAGGGTTTCTGCAGGTACCGTATTTAACTCAATACCAGTAGGTGCTGGTGATGAGGTTGATGATCAAACCGTTGTTGAAACGACGCGAGCACTATTTAAAACAGGCTATTTTCAGGATATCCGCTTATCCCGAGATGGTAATATTTTAGTGATCAGTGTTGTTGAGCGACCGGCTATTAGTTCAATTGATATTGATGGAAACAAAGCCATTGAAACTAAGAAGCTGCTTGAAGGCTTGAAACAAGCTGGGTTGTCACAAGGTGAGATTTTTCAAAAAGCTACCCTGGAAGCGGTCAGGCTAGAGCTAGAGCGACAGTATGTTGGTCAAGGCCGTTATGGTGTGAAGGTTAATACTGACGTTGAGCCTTTACCACGTAATAGGGTTGCTTTGAAGATCAATATTAAAGAAGGCGCTGTTGCTAAAATTAAGCATATTAATATTGTTGGGAATAAAGTCTTTCCTACTGGTGATCTGTTGGAACTATTTGAACTTCAGCCTTCAGGTATGTTCTCGTTTTACAGTAATGATGATAAATACTCCCGTGAAAAACTATCAGGTGACTTAGAGCGATTGCGCTCATACTATTTTGATAGGGGGTATGTAAACTTTAATATTGCCTCAACTCAGGTTTCTATTTCACCTGATAAAGAGAAGGTTTACATTACTGTTAATGTTAATGAAGGAAATAAGTTTACTATCAAAGATGTCAAGCTGGCAGGTGACCTAGTTGTACCTGAAACAGAAATGAAAGCTTTGGTAGGTGTTAAGGAAGGACAAACTTTTTCTCGTAAAGAGCTTACTAAAACAGAAGAGCAAATTTTGCAAAGGCTTGGTAATGAGGGTTATACCTTTGCCAATGTGAATACTATTCCACAGCCCCATGACAATAATACAGTATCGATTACGTTTTTTGTTGACCCTGGTAAGCGTACCTATGTGCGTAGAATTAACTTTGTTGGTAATACTAAAACAGAGGATGAAGTGCTGCGTCGAGAAATGCGGCAAATGGAGGGTGCTTGGGCATCAACTGACAAAATCGAGCAATCTCGTACTCGTTTAGAGCGGTTGGGTTACTTTAAGCAAGTGAATGTTGAAACCCCTGCTGTGCCAGGTACCACGGATCAAATAGATGTTAATTATGCAGTTGAAGAGCAGCCTTCTGGTAGTGTTCAGGCTACATTAGGTTTTTCTCAAGGTAGTGGCTTAATTTTGGGTGGTAATATCAGTCAAAGTAACTTTCTGGGAACGGGAAATAAGGTCAACCTTGGCTTAAATACCAGTAAGGTGCGTACGCTTTACCGCTTTGGTTTTATTGATCCCTACTATACGGTTGATGGCGTAAGCCGTGGCTTTAATGTTTTCTATCGGACTACTGACTTTGAAGAAGCCGATATTTCCAATTATTCAACAGATGTGTGGGGTGGCGATGTAACCTTTGGCTATCCAATTTCAGAAACTGAGCGGCTAAGCTTTGGCTTCGGTTTGGATAATACTGATGTCAGTACAGGCTCAAATACTGCGCAACAAATTGTTGATTTTATAGATAAGGAAGGTGACAGCTTTTTAAACTACAAGTTTAATATTGGTTGGAATGAATCTACCTTAAACCGCGGGATTTTAGCAACAGATGGTCATTCTCAATCTATAGGGTTAGAGCTGGCATTACCAGGGAGTGACTTGAAGTTTTATAAGCTCAACTATACTGGTCAAATCTTTACGCCAATCAGTGAAAAGCTGACACTACACTTAAAAACCAATTTAGGTTATGGCGATAGCTTTGGCGGTACTTCCGAGCTGCCATTTTATGAGAATTATTATGCGGGTGGTTTTGGTTCTGTGCGCGGTTTCAAGAACAATACACTTGGCCCCAGAGCTGTGCGCAAGGATAATAATGACGATGATCCAATAGGTGGCAATATTTTGGTTGAAGGAACTGCAGAAGTTATCTTCCCTATGCCATTTATAAAAGATCAACGTTCTGTGCGTAGTGCTGTATTTCTGGATGCCGGTAATGTCTTCGATAGTGACTGCGGTGATGACGAAAAGAACTGCAGTAATGCAGACTTTGGTGAATTACGTTATTCAGTAGGCTTTGGTGTCACCTGGATAACAGGCTTGGGACCTTTGACATTTAGCTTGGCAAAAGGCCTGAATGCCGATTCAAGTGATGAAACCGAAGTCTTTCAATTTGCGCTGGGACAGTCATTTTAA
- the rseP gene encoding sigma E protease regulator RseP yields MEFLQSVLAFIVTLGILVTFHEYGHFWVARRCGVKVHRFSFGFGKPLISWYDRHGTEFAIAAFPLGGYVKMLDEKEGPVPPDQLQYAFNRKPVSQRIAIILAGPLANFLLAVVAFWIMLMLGFQSLVPVTGKITDNSPAQLAGIESGYEVVSVNNEPTPTWYDFNIELLRYIGDTTELNIQLKQHEVSGTQSSASITKTISITDWLSGQEQPNPVSSLGITPYAQPIPAVVDQLVPGGRAEKAGLQSGDKILAVNDQQINDWRELVEQIKNNPEKNIALRVLRKDETQIINLRPEFKQQGDEKIGFAGISPQLINTATSLIRTVKYSPVKAFFGGLDKTWSMITLTVTSIKKMVLGDVSVKNLSGPITIAKVASNSAKLGLESFLNFLALVSISLGVINLLPVPVLDGGHLLFYFVEWVKGSPVSEKAQVIGLQIGLSLVIAMMFLAFYNDLSRL; encoded by the coding sequence ATGGAGTTTTTACAGTCAGTATTAGCTTTTATTGTCACTCTAGGAATTTTAGTTACTTTTCATGAGTATGGTCATTTCTGGGTAGCAAGACGCTGTGGAGTAAAGGTCCATCGATTTTCGTTTGGTTTTGGAAAACCGCTCATTTCATGGTATGACCGCCATGGGACGGAGTTTGCTATTGCGGCCTTTCCTTTGGGAGGCTATGTCAAGATGCTGGATGAAAAGGAAGGTCCAGTCCCTCCTGATCAGCTCCAGTATGCGTTTAACCGTAAACCTGTTAGCCAGCGAATAGCAATTATTCTAGCTGGACCATTAGCTAACTTTTTATTAGCGGTTGTTGCTTTTTGGATTATGTTAATGCTGGGCTTTCAAAGCCTGGTTCCTGTTACTGGAAAAATTACTGATAACAGCCCAGCTCAGCTGGCAGGTATTGAGAGTGGCTACGAGGTTGTTAGTGTTAATAATGAGCCTACTCCAACTTGGTATGACTTCAATATCGAGCTATTACGTTATATTGGAGATACCACTGAGCTTAACATTCAGTTGAAACAGCATGAGGTGTCTGGCACCCAGTCGTCAGCCAGTATTACTAAGACGATTTCAATTACAGACTGGTTGTCAGGTCAAGAGCAGCCAAACCCTGTTTCTAGCCTGGGAATAACACCCTACGCACAGCCTATACCAGCAGTTGTAGACCAACTAGTGCCGGGGGGGCGAGCAGAAAAAGCAGGTTTGCAATCAGGCGATAAAATTCTAGCCGTTAACGATCAACAAATTAATGATTGGCGAGAGCTGGTAGAGCAAATAAAAAATAATCCAGAGAAAAATATTGCACTACGTGTTTTAAGAAAAGACGAAACACAAATTATTAATTTACGTCCCGAGTTTAAGCAACAAGGTGATGAAAAAATAGGTTTTGCTGGTATAAGTCCTCAGCTTATAAATACTGCAACTAGTTTAATTAGAACAGTTAAATACTCACCAGTTAAAGCCTTTTTTGGTGGGCTGGATAAAACGTGGTCAATGATAACCTTGACTGTGACGTCCATCAAAAAGATGGTGCTGGGCGATGTCTCAGTTAAAAACTTGAGTGGTCCAATAACCATTGCTAAAGTGGCGAGCAATTCGGCAAAATTAGGCCTGGAAAGTTTTTTGAACTTTTTAGCGCTTGTTAGCATCAGTTTGGGTGTAATTAACTTGTTGCCTGTTCCTGTGCTTGATGGTGGACATTTGTTGTTTTATTTTGTCGAATGGGTAAAAGGAAGTCCTGTCTCAGAAAAAGCACAAGTAATTGGATTACAGATAGGACTCAGCCTGGTTATCGCTATGATGTTTTTAGCTTTTTATAATGACTTAAGCCGTCTGTAA
- the ispC gene encoding 1-deoxy-D-xylulose-5-phosphate reductoisomerase has translation MQQITILGSTGSIGCSTLAVIKAHSDKYQVFALAANQQVEKLFQQCMQFAPKYAVLVNEAAADQLAERLRSAGSSTEVLAGKAALAAVAEDPQVDVVMAAIMGAAGLLPTLAAVKTGKKVLLANKESLVMAGELFMNAVKVHKATLLPIDSEHNAIFQCLPHCFQSLPDAGVRRVVLTASGGPFRKFSQAQLTEVTPEQACAHPNWSMGQKISVDSASMMNKGLELIEACHLFAIKPEWVDVVIHPQSIIHSMVDYIDGSVLAQMGNPDMCTPIAHALAWPARMSTEVKPLNLADIAQLDFYPPDEQRFPCLKLAREAAEAGGTAPAILNAANEVAVAAFLAGTIRFIDIPLINETVLTRLEVQPSFELENVLVADGKARELAMTLINQVGL, from the coding sequence GTGCAGCAAATCACCATTTTAGGCAGTACCGGTTCCATCGGTTGTAGCACGTTAGCTGTTATTAAAGCGCATTCTGATAAATACCAGGTATTTGCACTAGCAGCTAATCAGCAAGTTGAAAAGCTGTTTCAACAATGCATGCAGTTTGCACCAAAGTATGCAGTACTGGTTAATGAGGCTGCTGCAGATCAATTAGCTGAGCGGCTCAGATCAGCAGGTTCCTCGACAGAAGTACTAGCTGGCAAGGCTGCTTTGGCAGCAGTGGCAGAGGACCCGCAGGTTGATGTGGTGATGGCAGCTATTATGGGTGCCGCTGGCTTATTGCCTACCTTAGCAGCAGTTAAGACGGGGAAGAAAGTCTTACTGGCCAATAAAGAAAGCCTCGTAATGGCTGGTGAGCTATTTATGAATGCAGTTAAAGTACATAAAGCTACTTTGTTGCCTATTGATAGTGAGCATAATGCTATTTTTCAGTGTCTCCCCCACTGCTTTCAGTCGCTACCAGACGCAGGTGTTAGGAGAGTTGTTTTAACAGCTTCAGGTGGGCCTTTCCGAAAGTTTAGCCAAGCTCAATTAACAGAAGTGACCCCTGAGCAAGCTTGTGCTCACCCCAACTGGTCAATGGGACAGAAAATCTCTGTTGATTCAGCTTCGATGATGAATAAAGGCTTGGAGTTAATAGAGGCCTGTCACTTATTTGCTATCAAGCCTGAGTGGGTTGATGTGGTAATCCACCCACAAAGTATTATTCACTCAATGGTTGACTACATTGATGGCTCAGTATTAGCTCAAATGGGTAATCCTGACATGTGTACCCCCATTGCCCATGCCCTTGCCTGGCCAGCTCGAATGTCAACGGAGGTTAAGCCTCTCAATTTAGCTGATATAGCCCAGCTTGATTTTTACCCTCCAGATGAGCAGCGATTTCCTTGTTTGAAGCTGGCTCGTGAGGCGGCAGAGGCGGGTGGAACAGCGCCAGCTATCTTAAATGCCGCTAATGAAGTGGCTGTGGCTGCGTTTTTGGCTGGAACTATTCGCTTTATCGACATTCCACTTATTAATGAGACAGTGCTTACTCGGTTAGAAGTGCAGCCTTCATTTGAACTCGAAAATGTTTTGGTTGCTGATGGCAAAGCGCGTGAACTAGCCATGACATTGATAAATCAAGTGGGTTTATAA